AAACGACTGATCGGATTGGAGCGAAACGGGTGATCGGATTGGAGCGAAATCCGCAGCCAATGATCGCTCCCGCCTGGGAGTCCATGACTTCAGTGCCACGACGACGCCGGGTTGGAAGCCGAGCCAGCGTATGGAACGCGGCGCCTCTCGTCCCGTGCAGGCTCAGGAGCCCCTTGTGCACGAGGTCTCGGAGGATCGGGCACTCGAGGCCGGCCTCGAGTGAACCGTCCGTCATTAGCCAGTTCAGACGGGAACTGCTATAGGAAGCGCATCACTGACTGGCTAATGATGCTGCCAATCGCCGTGGGGGGGTCAAGCTGTCCGCCGACAGCTGTGTCGTCCGCCGACAGCTGTCCGCCGCGGCGCTCCAGCTTCATGTGGACCGCTCGCGGGAGTCCATCGTCGATGACACCGAGGCGAGTTGTCGTGCTTGAGCTGCCGACGAACCTGCCGTGCGCCCTCCGGCCGAATCACCGAGTAATCCTCGGTGGTTGCCTCCTCGCCTCGCCACCATCGCGAGGCGGAGGCGAACCGAACTGGTGCATTTTCTGCACGAGTTGGCCACCGTGTTCGGGCTTCCGTGGCTGTCGGGATCGACGATGCGACCTGATGATCGCGACGCGGACGGCGGCCCCTCCCGATGTTCACTACCCCGGGCATCTTCACTGCCGCAGTGAAGAACGACATTCGAGTGAAGATGCCCGGGCCTCGCCCACCAGTCCCGATCACCCCTTCCGGCTCCGCTTGCCCTGCGGCATCCGGCGGCTCTCGATCTCCTTGACCGCCTGAACCGACTCGTCGAAGTCCTGCTCGACGGGTGACGGAAGCGACGCGCGATCTACCGAGAAGCGTTCGTATTCGGACTCCGCCCGTGCCACTGCGACGTCGTGCGACACCTCGCCGGCGTGCTCGAGGATGTCCCGCTCGCCGAGGCGCAGGAAGTCGTCGAGCTTGGTGATCCAGTCGGCCATGTGCATGGGCCGCCGGCCGAGCGCCTGCAACTCTGCGAACTCGAGATAGGCGCTCACGATCCGGTTCAGCGCGTCGAGTTCATCCGCTGCGAGGTAGTTCTTGGCGACGGTGACGTCGGTCTTTCGGGGAACGGCGCCGGCCCAGGTCGACAAGCCCATGTTCGGCTTGCCGGCGTCAGCGCGGGCGGCGATGACCTCCGCGGCGGTATGGCCGTGCGCCGCCCAGTGCATCTTGTTCTGGACCGTGGCGAAGAAGCGCTGCGAGGCTTCGGCGCTGGGGTCGTAGTCGATGCTCGTGGCATAGATCTGGAGCACCTTGCGCCAGAAGACCTTCTCCGACGAGCGGATGTCGCGGATGCGCGCGAGCAGCTCGTCGAAGTAGTCCGGAACGCCCGGCCCGGGCGGGTTCTTGAGGCGCGCGTCGTCCATCGTGAAGCCCTTGACGACGTATTCATGCAGGCGCTGTGTCGCCCAAACGCGGAACTGCGTGCCGCGTTGGGACTTCACGCGATAGCCGACCGAAATGATCACGTCGAGATCGAAGTACTCGACCTGGTAGGTCTTCCCGTCGGGACCAGTTGTTGCAAAACGTGCAACAACTGCTTCACGCCTGAGTTCGCCCTCAGCGAAGACGTTCTTGATGTGCCGCGAGATCACCGACTTGTGGCGCTGGAAGAGCTCGGCTATCTGCCCGAGGGACAGCCATGCGGTCTCCCCAACGAAGCGCACCTCGACTCGCCCGCGCCCATCCTCGGTCTGGTAGAGCAGGAACTCGGATTCATGCGGGATCATTCTCCGGGAATCGCTCACCGGCGAGTTCCCGCCTGCGCGCGTTGACGAGCACGGAATCGCCGCGAGGTCATGGCTCCCTCCTCCTCAACCATGTCCACACTCAGCGGGGTCCACGAGCTTGGCGATCCTCGCAGTCCGGTTCCGGACACTCGCGTCCGGTGAAGGCATCGCTGTCGGCCGGGATCGGGATCGAAATGCTGTTGCCGAGGCGCCGGAAGGTGTCCACTAGGCGACCTCGGTGATCCGTTCGGCGTCCTTCACCCGCAGCGCGCCGGATATGAGTCTGGGCAGGAGCGCGTCACGAAGGGCGGCGAGTGCGCGTGACTGCGCCTTGCTCGCAACGATCCTGTCGTTCATGACCTGGCAAGTTCGGTTGAACGCGCCAACGACCGCGTGGGTAGGAACGACGACTGCGAAGCGATCGATGTCGTACTTCCCAAGGTGGATGACGGTGGTCGCAGTCTCGGTCGCCTCTACCCGGCGCAGGGGCTCGGTAAGGCTGGAGTGGACGAAGGCGGCCGAGTATCCGGGCTTGGGGACGGCAACGCAGACACGCTGATTGAGCCACGCCTGAGCTCCTCCCCAAAGGTGAGCGCGAAATTCCCCGTCCATTCCGACCACGATGTCTCCCGGCCGCACCAGATGACCCTTCGGGTGAACCTCTTGGGTCCACACCGCGGGAGTCTCAGTAGTCAAGTCGCGAATTCGAATTAGCGGAACCCCGATGTGCTCAGTGTTGAACTTCGCCGAAGCGAATGGCGCACCGTAAACAAAGTCGGCGATGTCGTAGATGGGGCCTGCTCTCCACTCAGCTGGAATTTCGCCCAGCTCCGAGTCCTCGAACGAATCCGGGAACAGATCGGCGAGGTGGGGCGGCAGGCCAGGGTCGCGGCCTTCGGACTTGGCGCGGACGGGGTCGAAGTCGACGAACCAGGACTTGAAGAGGGCTCGCGCGATCGCCTCCAGGGTCTCGGTCATCCGGCGGTTCAGCTCGATCTTGTCGTCCAGGGTGCCGAGGATGTGGGCGATTGCACGCTGCTCGGCGATGGGCGGAAGCGGAACGGGCGTCGCGCGCAGGATGCCGAGGTTGGTGTGCGGCACGCCAGTCTGGATCGAGTTTCGACGAATGTAATCCTGCTGCTCGATGTCGCGGAACACGTAGTAGAAGAAGAGCGGGTCGGCAAGCTCACGGTTGACCGTGAGCTTCATCTGGCTTTGAGACACGAGGTAGCGGTCGAAAGGGGCATCCGGAACGAGGCAGACTTGGCCAAGTGTGCCGCGCTGGGTGAACACGATGTCTCCGGCCCGAGCGGTGTTCGCCGCAAGCGACGCGGCCTTCTCCGGGGTGACGAACGCGCAGTCGCCGGCCACCCAGCGACCCCCCATGTTCTGGCCCCGGATTACAGGGACGCCATGGTCCACGTAATCGCGTGAGACGAGGTCCGATCCGAACGGACCGCCCACCAAAGCGTTTCGCCCGGCAGACGCGATGTCGGCGACGGTCACTTCCTGCCAGTCAGCCGCCATACCCGAGCTCCCTCAGGTTGGCGGTGATGGCGTCGTCCGGACGCCGCACCTTGGCCGCTCTCATCGATCCTGCTCTGGCGCGTCCTCTTCGCCGGCGAGCTCGCGTTCCAGCTGATCGAGCGGCGGCAGGAGGGCGGCGATCGCTTCGCAGAGATTCGGCAACTCCCGTTCCACGATCGTCCAGACACGCTCGGGATCAACTCCCTCGTACTGGTGGATGAGGACGTCGCGTAATCCGGCAAGGGCTCGCCAGGGTATCTCCGGATGGGCGGTTCGGTAGCTGTCATCAAGGCGCTTGGCCGCTTCGCCGATGATCTCGAAGTTCCGCATCACGGCGTCCTGGACCATCCCGTCACGCATGAAGCGGCCCTTCCCGTCCGCCGTGAACAGCTCGATCTTCTGGACGCACTCAAGGATGTGAGCGAGGTAGACGCGTGGGTCCTTCGTCACAGCGGGCGCGCCTCCTTCAGGATCCGGCGGCGCAGTAGCCAGTAGATGCCGCCATCCGTCACGACGTCCACCTTGCGTCCGAGGAGTGCTTCGAGGTCGAGGATGAGCCCGGCCTGCTCCAGCCCGCTCCGACCAGGCTCCATATCGACGAGCAGGTCGATGTCACTTTCCTCGCCAGCTTCGCCGCGCGCCACGGAGCCGAACACGCGAACGTTGTGCGCGCCGTGTTCAGCGGCAACACGGAGGATTTCCTCGCGCTTGCTCTTCACGAGTTGCTCAGTCGTCATATCCCAGCGCCTTCAGGTTTCGCCGTATCGTATCGTCCAGCCGGGCGGCCTCCGCCCGCTGCTCCCCCAGCGTCGCGGTCAGGCGGCTCATCTTCTCGTCGAAGGGCTCGGCGTCCTCCTCGACATCCGCCGCACCGACATAGCGGCCGGGCGTGAGCACATGGCCGTGCTTGCGAATCTCGTCGATCGTCGTCGCCCGACAGAAGCCGGGCACGTCGGCATACTCGCCCGCGCCCTCATCGCCGCGCCAGGCGTGATAGGTGCCGGCGATGGTCGCGACGTCGGCGTCGGTGAGCTCGCGGTGCGTCCGATCGACCAGGGTGCCCATCTTGCGGGCGTCGATGAAGAGGGTCTCGCCGCGGCGGTCGCGGAAACGGCCGTTGCGCCGATCGCGGGCGAGGAACCACAGGCAGACCGGGATCTGGGTCGAGTAGAAGAGCTGGCCCGGCAGGGCCACCATGGCGTCGACGAGGTCCGCCTCGATGATCGCTCGGCGGATCTCGCCCTCGCCCGACTGGTTCGTCGACATCGAGCCGTTGGCGAGGACGAAGCCGGCGATCCCGGTCGGCGCCAGATGGCTGATGAACTGCTGGACCCAGGCGAAGTTGGCGTTGCCCGCCGGTGGGGTGCCATAGGCCCAGCGCCGATCGTCGCGGAGGAGCTCGCCCCGCCAGTCGCTGTCGTTGAACGGCGGATTGGCCAGGACCCAGTCAGCCTTGAGGTCGGGGTGGCGATCGTTGTGGAACGTGTCGCCGTGGGCGATCTGGGCGTCGATGCCGCGGATCGCGAGGTTCATCTTGGCGAGGCGCCAGGTCGTGTAGTTCGACTCCTGGCCATAAATGCTGATGTCGCCGAGCTGGCCCTGGTGGGCCTCGATGAACTTCTCGGAACTGACGAACATCCCGCCCGAGCCGCAGCACGGGTCGTAGACGCGGCCTTTGTACGGCGCGAGCATCTCGACGAGGATCCGGACGACGTGGGAGGGCGTGTAGAACTGGCCGCCCTTCTTGCCCTCGGCGCTCGCGAACTGGGCGAGGAAGTACTCGTAGACCCGACCGAGCGTGTCCTTCGCCCGATCCGCGGGAGCACCGAGGGCGATGTCGCTGACGAGGTTGATGAGCTGGCCGAGGCGTGCCTTGTCGAGGCCGGGCCGGGCGTAGTCCTTGGGTAGCACGCCCTTGAGCGTCGGGTTGTCCCGCTCGATCGCGGTCATCGCGTCGTCGACGAGCGTGCCGATCGTGGGCTGCGGGGCGCTGGCCCGCAGGTGCGACCAGCGGGCTTCCTTGGGCACCCAGAAGATGCTCGCGGCACGGTACTCGTCGGCGTCTTCTGGGTCGGCGCCCGCAGCTCGGTCGGCCTCGAGCTCGGCGACGAGCTCGGCGTGCTTGGCCTCGAATGCGTCGCTGATGTACTTGAGGAAGATCAGCCCCAGGACGACGTGCTTGTACTCGGCGGCGTCCATGTTGTTGCGGAGGGCGTCGGCCGTCTGCCAGAGCTTCGCCTCGAAGCCGCCGTTGGCACCGGCGTCGCTTTTCGCTCGCGCGGTTCTCGCCACGATCCCTCCCACTGCGGCTTAAGACGCCCATGCGAGTGTACCCACCACCACCACCGCTGCTCGGGTCACTCGTAACCGCGATCATCGGAGGGGGCGCGTCCGACTTGGCGAGCCCGATCCTCAGGCGGTCAGGCCGGTGTAGGACCACGATCTCGCCCTCGTACGGGCCGTAAGCGCGATCGTCGAGATCCGCGGCTCGGATGGATACGGGAGGAAGAGGACTCGGCTTGAGGACGCACTCGCGATGTTCGGGCGACTGGAGTTGCTGCTGCGAGACTCGCCGGTCGACCGCGAGGCTTCGACGAACAGGCTTGTGTGTCTCCGCGACACCATAGCTGTCATGGAGCTCGCTCTAGAGTCACACTGTAGGGCAGATAAATCATCCAAGGTCGCGATTCGGAAATCGAAGGTGGCAGCGATGGGCCCGAGGCTACGCCCGGAGGACCGCCGAGGCCAGTCGGGCGGGACTGGTGCGCACAGGCGCCGGCGCGTCTGATCCGGCGCAAGCCGTCGTTGCTCCGTAGGAGGTGGGGGCGGTGAGGGACGTCTACGCGGCGTCGTTCTTGCTTGGTGGTCCCGACGCGAAACCCAACCCTGAGGTGGTCGCGACGGCGGCGGGCGTGGTGCTCCGGTGGGTTGCCAAGAAGTACGACCAGGATCCATCAGGCGACTGGCCCGCCGGAGCGCTGGAGGTCGGCGCGGATAGCGTCGTGTGGCGTTCGGACCTGGTGCGGACGGGTGAAGGTCGGCTCTGGAGCCTCGACTGGCAGCAGAACGAACCCGGAACCGGGATCGTGTGGCAGTCCCGGTGCCAGGTTGGCGCGGATGCCTCCGGCGCTCGGTTCACTGTCCGGATTGCGATCAACTCCGTCGATGCGCGCCTCGCTCCGGTCCGATACGAGGTCGGGCGCCCGAACGTCATCCCGATGCTCGCCCAGTCGCCCGGGATCCACCTCGACGGCCGGCGGATGGGTCCCCTTCCCGCGCGAGCGAGCCTCGGCGGAATTTCCGATCTCGTCGACCTGCTCCTCGATCCCCGGCGGCGGCTTCCAGTGATCGTGCTCACTCCGGCGGGCGAGACTGGCCGCGGGCTCGTCGACCCGCGAGAGGTTGCATACCGGCTCATCGGTGTCGCCCACGTGGTGGAGATCGTCGACCGGGACGCGACGTTCGGCCTTACCGATCGGCTCGGCCCTCTGCTCTCGGTGTACGGCGGTGCCGTTCGCACCTACTGGCCGGGCTTCACGCTCGACTCGAACCCAATGGCGCATCCCCTCTGGCTTCCCGGGAGGATCGAGGTAGTCGAGAACTCCGACGCCGGCGTCGCCAAGAGGCTCGAGCGTCAGCTCGCGAGCGTCGCTGTCATGCGGGTCCAAGCCGACCCCCTCGAGGCCGAACTCCGGATCGCCAAGGACGCCGAGCTCCTCGATCGCGTGACGAACCTGCAGGCAGAGCTTGAGCGCATGCTGTCAGCCCCGGGGGAGCCTGATACGGAATGGCTTACGGAGCTCCAGGGTGCGTATGACACCGCTTTGGGCCTGCAGGGCCAAGTGGTGACACTGCAGCACGAGAATGAGGACCTGCGCCGCGACAACGAGCAGCTCCGACGTTCGTTCGTTGAGTACACGCAATCGTTCGACGTCGATGCCGCTTCTGAGTCGGCCGCGGTCCCCGAGGATGTCACCAGCAGCAGCGAAGCCATCGCACTGGCCCGGAAACACTTCGCTAACTTGGCCATCCCGGAGTCGGCAGCCGTGTCTCTGGCCGAACTCGACGCCGCGAACGAGAACTCGGGCTGGGCCCGTTCCGCCTGGCGCGCGTTTCGCGCGCTCAACGCCTATGTCGAGGAGGCCACCTCGTACAACGGGTTCTGGGACTGGTGCGAGCGGTCATCAACAGGCCTCTGGGCCGCCAGCGAGAAGAAGCTCGCCATGTCCGAGAGCGAGACGGTCATGAACTCACGCGAGCTCCGGGAAAAGCGCCGCTTCGAGGTCGATCGACGTGTCGACCCCTCGGGCCGACTCGTCATGGTTGCTCATATCAAGGTTGCCGAGGGCGGCGGACAGCAAATCCCGCGCATCTACTTCCACGACGACACCAAGGGCCCGACGGGCAAAGTGCACATCGGCTTCTTCGGACCCCACCGGTTCGTTCCGAACAAAGGTACGAATTAGGTGCAGGCAGCTCCCGCAAGCCAGACCAGGGAGGGCCTGTCACCATCCAGCGGAAGACACCGAGCATCGGCCGGAACTGGATCATCCCGCCCCGCTCGATCGTCGCCGCGAACGTCTCTGGGTGGGAGGACGAGGAACCGAACGCGCTCGGCGTCAAGCTAAATTAGGAACGGGCTGCCGGCAGCTCCCGCAGCACGTCTTCAACGCCCTCGATGAGCTCTCGGGCGTCGTCGACCGTCGGCTCGTCATCGAGGACGTGAGCGCAAAGGTTCCGGAGGTCGCCCAGGTGCTGGATCCGGCGCCAAGTCGGCTTGTCATAGCTGCGGCCCTTGAGTGCGTCGTTGTAGGCACGAGGGTCGCCGGAGGTCCTGTCCCGACCCCTCAGGACAGCCGCACGACGTGTGCCCCTCCGACGTGTTCGTACCGGTCCGGCTGGCAGGTGAGGACGATGATCTGGCTCTGGCGCCCCGCGACGGCCAGGACAGCCCCCATGGCTTCGAGGCGCTGCGGGTCTGAGTTCCCAAGCGCGTCGTCAAGGATGACGGGGACACCGCCATCAGGAGCCACGATCGTCGCGCACGCGAGCCTCGAGATCAGCGCGATCTGCTCTTGGGCGCCGACGCTCAGACTCCCGTACGGGATCGTCCGACCCTGGAGCGTTCGACTGACGACCGACAGGTTCAGGTCGTCGAGCTCCACCGCAAAGTCGGGGCCAAACACGATCTTCCCGAGGTTCTCGATCTCTCGCCGGAGCGGCGCCACATAGGATCGCCGGGCCGCTTCGCGTTCCGAGCGGAGCGTCTCGAAGAGCAGCTTCCGGGCCGCCGCGTGGGCCTGGTAGCGTCGCAGATCGGGCTCGGCCTGGTCCTTGTCCGCCTGCGCTTCCTGGAGATCCTCGGCGAGACCGTCCTCGCCGTGGTCGCGGAGCCTGGTCGTGACTTGCAGCAACTCGTCCTGGACCTGCCTGGTCTCGGCATCCACGCGCTCCAGGGCCCGCCTGGCATTGTCGAGCATCTCGCGAGCCTGGTCCGCGCCCTCTCGTGCCAGTTCGGTCTTGGCTCCATCGAGCTCCGCCCCGAGAGTTTCCTCGGCTCCCTCGGCCATCCGCAGACTCTTCGCAAGGGACTCGTCCGAGGCCGCGGCGCGCTCCGCGGCAAGCGCGGCCTCGCGTCGTTCGAATTCCTCTGTCGCCAGTCGAAGCTCAGTGTTGCGCTCGCTGCGAGCGATCTCGATCTCAGCGAGTCTCGTACGTGCCCCTTCCCACTCCTGTTCGGCGGCCCTGGCGGACGGCTCTGTCTCGCTGAGGGCCCGTTGGGCCTCTTCCGCGGAACGGCGGACGTCATCCTCGTTTCCGGCGCCGGTGTGTGACTCCTCGGCCTCTGGCATCCGCCCGCGCAGGCTTGCGATCCGCTCCTCGAGAGCTTCCAACGTGAGATCGCGAAGGTTCTCTCGCAAGCCACGCTTCTGCTCCGTCACCGTCCGGCCCGCGTCCTCACGCGACCAATGCAGGCGCTCTGCTTCTGCGAGATCCGTTGCACCTGCTGCCCGGAGTAGATCCCCCAGCTGGCCCTCGGCCGCCTCGAGCTCCGTGCTGGTCATGTCGCCCGCTGCTCCCACCTCGACCGAGACGGACGCCATGTCGGGAAGAGTGATCTCGATCGACTGATCCACGCGACGTTCCAGCCGGGTGCCCGCGGGCAGTTTCAACTCGAGTCCGTCAACGAGGCCGACTAGATCAGTGAACGCCTCCACGCGGACGAGCGGGCGGGTCGCCTCGAGCCGAGCGCGTGCAAGCTCGACGGTCCGATGCTGCTCCCGGATGGATGCCAGGAGCGCCGTGTCAACCGGGAGTGCGGCGTCCGCCGCGGCCGCCTCCAGCGCGACGAGGGCCGCCTTGACGCGCTCGCTGCGTTCCAGCAGTGATGCCAGATCGGCTGCGTCCCGCAGCTGTGAGAGACGAGCCTGGCGCTCGTCGGCCAGGGCCCTCGCCACCTCTCGCTCCAGCCGGGCTGCGGCCACCGCCGTGTCGGCGGCTGCGACACGGGCCTGGGCGACCTCGAGCTGCGGGCCGTCTTCCCGTACCGCAGCGTCGAGTCGTTCCTGGTCGGACTTGGCGGTCGCGACGGCCGAGATCGCGTCCTGGCGCGCCTTCCCGACGCGCCTGGTCTCATTGGCTGCGAGCTGCGCCGAGCCGAATTTGGCCTGGATCGTCGCGACCCCGGCCTCGAGCTTCGCAAGCGCGTCGACGCGCGCCTGGTGTTCGCCTAGTCTCGACCGTTGCTCGGCCCCTCGCTCGACCAGTCGACGCGCCTCACCCTCCAGGCGGACGCTTGCCTCGACGTCGGCCTCGATCGCCCGGATGGCGTCCTCGATCCCGGCGATCCTCTGCGCTGCACCTTCGATCGTTCGCTCCATCTCTGCGACCACTTGCTTTCGCCGACCGGTCTCCGTCCAGTACTGCAGGTACTCGGCGTGGGCAAGCCCGAACAGCGTCACCTCCTCGTCGCCGGCGGGCGACTCCCCCGCTGAGCGATCCAGGGCGGCGGACAGCGAGGTCTGGTCGGCGAGCGGAGCCTGCCCGACGACGTCTCCCTGCTGCATGCGCAGCGCTTTCCATAGGGCCATGTCCACGGTCTCCGACAGGATGGCCTGGACTCGCTCGTGCGCCTCTCGGCCGGTGTGGTTCTCCGGCCGCGGCCGAGTGATCTCCAGTTCCGTGACCCGGTCTCGGAGGAACCGCTTCTTGTAGCGAAAGGCGTACGGACCGGTTTCGGCCTCGATCGTGACCTCGGGTCCAACATCCCGGTCGACGGGCTTGACCGCCTGGATTCGCTGTTTGGACGTCGAGTCCAGGTCTTCGATGATGCGGTCGATGGCTTCGGCGATGCTCGACTTGCCGATCTCGTTCGGCCCTTCGACGATCGTGACGCCGCCGGGAGCGAACTCCACCGTGCGATCACTGACACCGCGATAGTTGCGGAGCGCGATCCTGAGGATCCTCATGCGCCCGCCCCATGTGCGTGCACGAGACGGACCAGGAGCGACAGCGCGTCACGGGCCGTCTCGGCATCGGGGCCGCCGCTAGCGGCCTCGGCCCGAAGTCGAGCGACGGCGTTCTTGGCGAAGCCACTGAGGCCAAGGTCGGCGAAGTCGTCGTCCTCGGGGCGGACGAGCAACCGGCTTGTGGGCTCCCACTCCTCAATCGATCCGAAGACCTCGCGCGCCTCCTCGATGATCTCCTGGAGCCGCGTGTACTGCGTCAGCGAGAGCACGCCCAGCAGGGTCAACCGGACGATCGACCGATCCTTGGCCGGCAGACGGTCGAGCCGGTCGAGAAGCGTTTCAGGGCCCGACGCCGCGTCGAGCTCCAGCGTTTCGCCCACGAACCGCCACGTCCCGCTCGGTCGTGAGGTCACCGTGCAGGTGCCGTCCCCCAATTCGACGAGCAGGACATTCCCCGCGTCAGTCTCGTCATGGGCGGTCGGTTCCGGTGCACCCGCGTACCAGATCCTCCCTGTCTCACCGACCTGCGTCGTCGAATGGCGGTCGCCGAGGGCGATGTATTGGACCTTGCCGTCGGCGATCGCAGCCTCGGCGGCGGCCAGGCGGATCGTCGAAGGATCGTGGAACTCGCCCCAGCAGTCCACGGCCCCGTGGCCGACGAGGATCCGCACGAGGGCTGGATCGGCGACCAGCGGATCGCACGCCGCGGCGACCAGATCGAGCAGCGGCCGTTTCGTCGTCCACGGTGCCCCGACGACCTGGACGCCATCTCGAACGTCGACCGGGTGGGAATGGTCGAGGACGACGACGTTCGGAGGCACCGAGCGGAGGAACGTGGGCGAGCGGTACACCGTCGCAGCATCAAGCGGGTCGTGGTTGCCCGGAAGGAGGAAGACCCGTACCGGGATTGAGGCCATCGCCTGCAGGGCTCGGCCGACGGTCCTCGGTCGGACCCGGTTCGTTTCAAAGACGTCCCCTGCCACCACCACGAACTCAGCCTTCTCGGCGTCCGCGATCCGGCCGATCGCGGACAGGCCATCGATCCGCGCTTGGGCATACCTCGCCTGCGCGTCGTCATCGAGAAAGCGCCGGGTCATCCCGAGCTGGAGATCAGCGGTGTGGATGAAGCGAACCGTTGTGACCTCCCCATGCTTGGCGGCGACGCGCGCTGCGATGATGCCGAACTTATGCTCGGCGAGGTGTAGCCCCTGTTGTGCGATGTCTACTTCATCCCGAGCTCGACGTACAGGTCCCGAGACCGGGCCCGGCGTAAGATCGCGTCGGGATCTTGGAAACCGATTCGTGGCGTCCAGATGGACGGCACCAACGCGGTCATATCGACGACCAGCGCCCCGACCCGGATCACCCGAGCCGCCCCGCGAGCTCCGGCGGCGCGATCACGACGAGCTCGGTCGTCGCCCGGGTGAGCCCGACGTAGAGGAGCTCGTCGAGGTGGTCGCCCTCGGTCGGGAGCTCGACGAGGATTATGACCTCACGCTCCATCCCCTTGAAACGGCGGATCGTCTCGAAGAGGACTTCGTCTGGCTCGTCCGGGACGTCCTCCGGCGGCAGCCCCTTGGAGCGCCCGTCGGCCTCGATCGCCTCGTTGACGAGCACGGCGTTCCCATACCTCCGCTGGTGCCAGACGGCGCTGGCCGTGGCTTTCTCGCCCGAGAGCACCGCGATCTTCCACGGCGGAACCTGCTCATCCACGACGAGCCGGTGGAGTGTCGTGCGGAGCGCCTCGCGGGTCGCATCGCCGGGTTCGGCGGTGATGATCGTGTGCCGTCGCCCGGTCTCCCGGAGGCCGATGACCTCCTCGCCGCCGCGGTAGAAACGCGCGGCGAGCGCCGCGATGGACTCGGGGTTGCGGTGGTTCTCGAAGAGCTCGTGGCGCTCGAGCCGCAGCTCCGCCACGACATCGGTCCGGATGAGCGCCTGGCCCGGATCGTGGAAGACCCAGAAGACATCGTCGGGATCGATGAGGAGGCGCTGGAGGAGCTCGAACCAGTGGGCCTCGAAGTCCTGACCCTCGTCGACGATCACCGCGTGGTAGCGCGCGTCCGGCAGGGCATCGATCGCCGCCGCGAGGGCACCCGGGAGCGTCTCGTCCCACCAGGTCTGCGGGATCGGCTCAGGGCGTTGTGGCAGGACCCGAGCCTCGGTTCCGAGGCGCTCGCAGAGGCGATGGAACGTCGTCACGTCGAGCCCGGCCGAGGCCGGCGCATCCGCGAGTTCATGCATGAGGCTCGTCGCGAGTCGCTGGTTGAAGCAGACGAGAAGCGTCCGATAGCCCTCGTGGGCGAGATGTCGGGCCTTCGCCGCGGCGAGCATCGACTTGCCGCTGCCGGCCGGGCCGACGACCTCGAGGCGGCGATGCC
Above is a window of Chloroflexota bacterium DNA encoding:
- a CDS encoding metallophosphoesterase, which codes for MTRRFLDDDAQARYAQARIDGLSAIGRIADAEKAEFVVVAGDVFETNRVRPRTVGRALQAMASIPVRVFLLPGNHDPLDAATVYRSPTFLRSVPPNVVVLDHSHPVDVRDGVQVVGAPWTTKRPLLDLVAAACDPLVADPALVRILVGHGAVDCWGEFHDPSTIRLAAAEAAIADGKVQYIALGDRHSTTQVGETGRIWYAGAPEPTAHDETDAGNVLLVELGDGTCTVTSRPSGTWRFVGETLELDAASGPETLLDRLDRLPAKDRSIVRLTLLGVLSLTQYTRLQEIIEEAREVFGSIEEWEPTSRLLVRPEDDDFADLGLSGFAKNAVARLRAEAASGGPDAETARDALSLLVRLVHAHGAGA
- a CDS encoding NERD domain-containing protein/DEAD/DEAH box helicase yields the protein MESRGKLAERLVDERVRTALPADAFHLYPNAEWLGPMRDGGPARDGEADLVIVHEDLGLLVLEVKSGTPTRDHAGRWWLGDRALDRDPFNQAGDSKHQLVRKLQAMADWSPRTEPRAGHAIALPDVDLASLPRGHVLLGADAPTELVLDGEALETPEATRRWVERAYGYWLGDGSKGAPLGAVGVRLLDEILAPTWTLHRLVRGRIEDDRAELVAMSREQVLIVSRTRRHRRLEVVGPAGSGKSMLAAAKARHLAHEGYRTLLVCFNQRLATSLMHELADAPASAGLDVTTFHRLCERLGTEARVLPQRPEPIPQTWWDETLPGALAAAIDALPDARYHAVIVDEGQDFEAHWFELLQRLLIDPDDVFWVFHDPGQALIRTDVVAELRLERHELFENHRNPESIAALAARFYRGGEEVIGLRETGRRHTIITAEPGDATREALRTTLHRLVVDEQVPPWKIAVLSGEKATASAVWHQRRYGNAVLVNEAIEADGRSKGLPPEDVPDEPDEVLFETIRRFKGMEREVIILVELPTEGDHLDELLYVGLTRATTELVVIAPPELAGRLG